A single window of Acetohalobium arabaticum DSM 5501 DNA harbors:
- the cbiQ gene encoding cobalt ECF transporter T component CbiQ, with protein MKFELIEGVGLGKMLDIDQYAYSNQLRQVHPVEKALFTFMTMLVCLVANSIITSLAVITLMVGVVIFKAEIPLQFLIKLLLLPISFLFLATVTVVITITNSGGDFLFYFNLFGWKIGVGAGSLIKALNLFLKSLGTVSCLYFLALTTPMVELLSILKRLKIPKIFIELMILIYRFIFVLLETANLIRVSQVSRLGYSSFKNSFYSLSKLVSNLFVRSYYRAKGLLTTLLARGYEGEIKVLEPDYEYSKKNFVLIFVAEILLIILTIYVGGGDFVIINT; from the coding sequence GTGAAATTTGAATTAATAGAGGGGGTGGGATTAGGAAAGATGTTGGATATTGATCAGTATGCTTATTCTAACCAGCTGCGCCAGGTACATCCGGTTGAAAAAGCATTATTTACTTTTATGACTATGTTAGTCTGCTTAGTTGCTAATTCAATTATCACTTCACTGGCAGTGATTACTTTGATGGTTGGAGTAGTAATTTTTAAGGCTGAAATTCCGCTGCAGTTTTTAATAAAATTATTATTATTACCTATTTCTTTTTTATTTTTAGCAACGGTCACTGTTGTAATAACTATTACCAACAGCGGTGGTGATTTTCTTTTTTATTTTAATCTTTTTGGTTGGAAGATAGGAGTTGGGGCTGGTAGTTTAATTAAAGCTTTGAATCTGTTTTTAAAGTCATTAGGTACTGTTTCGTGTCTCTATTTTTTAGCTTTGACTACACCTATGGTAGAATTGTTATCTATACTCAAGAGATTAAAGATTCCTAAGATCTTTATAGAACTAATGATTCTTATTTATCGCTTTATTTTTGTACTGTTGGAGACAGCTAATCTGATTAGGGTTTCTCAGGTGTCACGGTTAGGCTATTCTTCATTTAAAAACTCCTTTTATTCTTTAAGTAAGTTGGTTTCTAATCTTTTTGTTCGGTCCTATTATCGAGCTAAAGGACTGTTAACAACATTATTAGCTAGAGGATATGAAGGTGAGATTAAAGTATTGGAACCTGACTATGAATATTCAAAGAAAAATTTTGTATTAATTTTTGTAGCTGAAATACTTTTAATTATACTGACTATTTATGTCGGAGGTGGAGATTTTGTCATCATCAATACTTAA
- the cbiM gene encoding cobalt transporter CbiM, translating to MHISEGVLSAPVLVAGAAATAAGVGVGLTGMSDEDIPKTAIVSSALFVASLIHIPLGPTNLHLVLNGIGGILLGWQIFPAFLVALSLQAILFQFGGITVLGINTFNLALPAVASYYLFKLLLNFNRSDKELVLGGIALICGIVAVFLSTIMLAISLVFTNESFLEIAKLTVVSQLPLMLVEGISSAFIITFINKAKPEILEG from the coding sequence ATGCATATTTCTGAAGGTGTACTTTCTGCGCCGGTATTAGTGGCTGGTGCTGCAGCAACGGCGGCAGGAGTTGGTGTAGGTCTAACAGGGATGAGTGATGAAGATATTCCTAAAACTGCTATTGTATCTTCGGCTTTATTTGTAGCTTCATTAATTCATATTCCCCTAGGTCCTACTAATCTACATCTTGTTCTTAATGGAATCGGCGGTATCTTATTGGGGTGGCAGATATTTCCTGCGTTTTTAGTCGCTTTATCCTTACAAGCAATTCTGTTTCAATTTGGAGGAATTACTGTATTAGGGATTAATACTTTTAATCTGGCTTTACCTGCTGTAGCTAGTTATTATTTATTTAAATTGTTACTGAACTTTAATCGAAGCGATAAAGAATTAGTGTTAGGTGGTATAGCTTTAATCTGTGGAATAGTAGCTGTGTTTTTGAGTACTATTATGTTAGCTATTTCGCTGGTATTTACTAATGAGTCTTTTCTTGAAATAGCTAAACTTACTGTAGTCAGTCAACTACCATTAATGTTAGTTGAAGGGATTAGTAGTGCTTTTATTATAACATTTATCAACAAGGCTAAGCCCGAAATTCTGGAGGGATAA
- a CDS encoding energy-coupling factor ABC transporter ATP-binding protein, with amino-acid sequence MEILSSSILKAEDIVFEYPNGTRALDCLSIDIEEGKKVAILGANGAGKSTLFLHFNGILQPDEGRIQFKGETVSYDNKFLKRLREKVGIVFQDPDMQLFSANVFQEISFGPLNLDLSDEEVENRVYEAMEVTETTDLKERPTHLLSYGQKKRISIADILAMKPEVIVFDEPTVWLDPKSSIEIVDFFNEINKQGITVILSTHNVDLAYSWADYIYIFAEGNIISEGKPEEVFQKQDLLDTADLIQPWIIEVYDHLIDKGVINSDTPLPNSKEELFTLIS; translated from the coding sequence GTGGAGATTTTGTCATCATCAATACTTAAAGCAGAGGATATAGTTTTTGAATATCCAAATGGAACTAGAGCTTTAGATTGCTTATCAATTGATATTGAAGAAGGAAAGAAAGTGGCAATTCTTGGGGCTAATGGAGCCGGAAAGTCAACCCTCTTTCTTCATTTTAATGGTATCCTACAGCCTGATGAAGGAAGGATTCAGTTTAAAGGAGAGACAGTAAGTTATGATAATAAGTTTTTAAAAAGATTAAGGGAGAAAGTAGGAATCGTCTTTCAAGATCCTGATATGCAGCTTTTTTCAGCTAATGTCTTTCAGGAGATTTCTTTTGGTCCGCTTAATTTAGATTTATCAGATGAAGAGGTAGAAAACAGAGTTTATGAAGCTATGGAAGTAACTGAGACTACTGATTTGAAGGAAAGGCCTACTCATTTATTGAGTTATGGTCAAAAGAAACGAATCTCTATTGCTGATATTCTAGCAATGAAGCCGGAAGTGATTGTGTTTGATGAACCGACAGTCTGGCTTGACCCTAAAAGTTCAATTGAGATTGTGGATTTCTTTAATGAAATTAATAAACAGGGAATAACAGTTATTTTATCGACGCATAATGTTGATTTAGCTTATTCCTGGGCCGATTATATTTATATTTTTGCTGAAGGTAATATTATTAGTGAAGGAAAACCAGAAGAAGTTTTCCAGAAGCAGGACTTACTTGATACTGCTGATCTAATTCAGCCCTGGATTATAGAAGTTTATGACCACTTAATAGATAAAGGAGTTATTAATAGTGATACTCCATTGCCGAACTCTAAGGAAGAACTATTTACTTTAATATCGTGA
- the cbiQ gene encoding cobalt ECF transporter T component CbiQ has protein sequence MINEDFAEGSSWIHNLDPRIKIIVAIMLAVVTAVEKDLSVLLQIFTAVCFILITARLNGKEILKRLLMINIFIFLIWLFLPFTYPGEVLFHFGPLTASYEGVIYTLQITLRSNAIMLIVISLLSTSTITSLIHAMDYLYIPQKLIYLFFFIYRYLYVIRDEFYTLRNAMLLRGFKRETSIRCYKSYAYLMGMLLIRSYERATRVYEAMICRGFNGQFYLMDDFSLSTLDHIVFAGSICLVSWVLV, from the coding sequence TTGATTAATGAAGACTTTGCTGAAGGCTCTAGCTGGATTCATAATTTAGACCCAAGGATAAAGATTATAGTAGCTATCATGTTGGCAGTGGTAACTGCAGTAGAGAAAGATTTAAGTGTGCTACTGCAGATATTTACAGCAGTCTGTTTTATTTTGATTACTGCCCGGCTCAATGGAAAAGAGATTCTTAAACGTTTACTGATGATTAATATATTTATTTTTTTGATCTGGTTGTTTCTACCTTTTACTTATCCTGGGGAGGTATTATTTCATTTTGGACCTTTAACTGCTTCGTATGAAGGAGTTATCTATACTCTACAGATTACTCTGCGTTCAAATGCGATTATGTTGATAGTGATTTCTTTATTGTCTACTTCAACTATAACTTCACTTATTCATGCTATGGATTACTTATATATTCCTCAAAAATTAATTTACTTATTCTTCTTTATCTATCGTTATCTATATGTAATTAGGGATGAGTTTTATACACTCCGCAATGCTATGCTACTGAGGGGGTTTAAAAGAGAAACGAGTATTCGCTGTTATAAGTCTTATGCTTATCTGATGGGGATGCTGTTGATAAGGAGTTATGAACGGGCCACAAGAGTTTATGAAGCAATGATCTGCCGTGGATTTAACGGTCAATTTTACCTGATGGATGATTTTAGTTTATCAACACTTGATCATATAGTATTTGCAGGTTCTATCTGTTTGGTCAGTTGGGTGCTTGTATAG